The Tumebacillus amylolyticus DNA segment AACGCGGGCATCGGAGCGTTCGTCGTCGACAACTTCCATGAACTTGCGCTGCTCGGCGCTTTGGCGGTCGAGAAGGGCGTCGTCGCCGACATTTTGCTTCGTCTGTCTCCCGGGGTTGAAGTTCATACGCATGAGTACATCTCGACCGGTCAAGAGGATTCGAAGTTCGGGTTCGATCTGCAGAGCGGGGCGGCACAGCAAGCGATTCAGCTCTCCCTGCAGACCAAGGGCGTTCGTTTGGTCGGGTTGCACTCGCACATCGGGTCGCAGATCTTTGAAACGGAAGGCTTTAAGCATGCGATCGACATCGTGGGGAATCTGTTCGCCCAAGCGGTGAAGGAATGGGGCGCGAAAGACCTCTCCGTTCTGAACGTAGGCGGCGGCTTTGGCATTCGCTACACCGAAGGCGATACCCCGCTCCAAGTTCAACAGTACATCGAAGCGATTGCGGAAGGCGTGAAAGCAACGTTTGACTCTCTGGGTCTTGCACATCCGGAAGTGGTCATCGAGCCGGGCCGATCCATCGTCGGCAATGCAGGTACAACGCTGTACACCGTCGGTTCCTCCAAGAACATCCCGGGCGTGCGCAAGTACGTGTCGGTGAACGGCGGAATGTCTGACAACCCGCGTCCGGCGCTGTACCAAGCGGTCTACGAAGCGATGCTCGCCAACCGTGCGACCGAAGAACCGACCGAAGTCGTCTCGATTGCGGGCAAAGCGTGTGAATCGGGCGACATGCTGATTTGGGACGCGAAGCTTCCGGAGGTACAAGCGGGGGATATCCTCGCGGTTTCTTGCACCGGCGCTTACAACTACAGCATGGCGTCCAACTACAACCGCATCGCTCGTCCGGCGGTCGTGTTCGTGCAAAACGGAGTCGCGGATGTCGTCGTCAAGCGCGAAAGCTTCGATGACCTCGTGTCGCTCGACGTCGTCCCAGCGCGGTTGATGGACGGAGTTTTGAGCCAGTCGTAGGGGAAGTAACGCTTCCGATGTGGACAGGCGCGGAGGGCAAGTCCTTTCTCCCAGGCATAGGATAGCTTGAGAGGAGGGATGACTACGATGGCAACTCTCTTGTTGTTCTTGCCGCGTTTGTTCACATTCTTTGGAACGTTTCGGAGTTTCTACGGGTTTATCAGTCCGTTTTGGCCGGCAATCTCCGGAATGTTTGGTGGTCGTCGGGTAGCTGCGAAAGCGTAACGAGAATACAAAAGAGCACCGAGGAATCGGTGCTCTTTTTGTGTACCTGCGTTACTTTTTCGGATTCGGAGTCGTGACCGACCAATCGGTTGACGTGTTGGTATCAACAGTCGGGTTGGTGCGGGAGAGAACTTGACCCGTGCCGGTGGCAAGACCCCAGCCGGATACGTAGTTCATCCATGCCACTTCGTCTACGGCGGTGCCGGACGCGTTTTTCAGATACAGGTCGTCGCCGGTGTTGGTCAGTGTCAAGCTCAGACCGGAGACGTCAAGGCCAAAGCCTTTGAACGAAGTAAATGCGGTGCTGTCCTTGCCGACCATGAGGAAGCTGTGCGCCGGGACCACGGTGCCGGACGGGATCGTGAAGGAACCGGACTTGTTGCTGAGTTTGTAGCCGGAGAGATCGACGGAGACGTTGTTTTTGTTGTAAAGCTCTACGTATTCTTTGGTCGCGTCAGAGCCGTTGGTGTCATAATCGACCTCGGAGATGACGACGTTCGAAGTGCCTTTGGTTTCGTCCGGGCTCCAATTTTGCATGCCGGCCGTCCAGTCATACCAGAACAATTGCTCGTAGTACGCGTTGACTTCGGTGTTGTCGATGATCACGCCTGCTTCGCGGTTGTTCTCCGGCGAAGATTCCGACCAGTTGATCGAAGAGACGAGGGTTTTTTTGCTGTCGACGAGCACGCCTTTGTTGTGGACTTTTTCAAGTCCCAGCGTTTTCAAATCGATCAGTTTCGCTTGCATGTCGAGGTGTTCGGAGGCTGCGATGTCGTTCACGTATTGAACGGTGTACGTGTTGTCACGCGGATCGGTCGTGTCCAAGAACGCAGAGTCGAGCAAGATGCGAACTTTGACGCCACGGCGAGCGGCGTTGATGCATTCTTCCAGATAGAGGTCCGGGGTGGTCGTCGTGCTGCCGGTCGACGGCGTGCCCCAGAATTTGTGAGCGTAGAGCTGTTCAACGAGCAGGCTCTGGGTGGCCGACTTCGCGAGACCGAGGATCGAGTTGTTTTGCAAGAACGTGCTGTCCGGAGCGAAAATCGGACTCGCGGTGAACTCGCCGTTGATCGGCTTGTTCTTGAAGTTGCCTTTGTACGTCGAAGTCGGGGTGGAAGTGTCCGCCACGAAGCCGGCCGTCGGCGCACCCCATTTGGTGCTGGATGCCGTGTACGGGAACGAGTCCTTGGCGTTGACGTTCCAGTCACCGTTGAACGTTGTGGAGTAGAACGACGCGACGCTTGCGTTGTTCATGATAATCCCCCAGCCGCGGTTCCCGTAGTTGGTGTTGAACGGAAGGCTGGAAGCGGCGAAGTTCTCGGATTGAACCATGACGCGGTTGCCGTCGATGATCGCGTACTTCGCATGGTCGAATCGGTAGCGCTTGAACGCACCGATGGTGGTGTCGTTGATGATGAAGCGCACTTGGCCGCCTGCGCCGACGATTTGCTGGGCGACGTACTTGCCTTGGTCGACGAGGCCGCCGACCGGAGCACCTTCGAGGAAGACGCGGACTTTGACACCGCGCTTGACGGCGTTGGTGATCGCGTCCATCAGTTGCGTTGCTTGGAATTCGTAGACATTGAGATCAATGGATGTCGTCGCACTGTTCAGCAAGCTCACGACGGTATTGAACCCGTTGTCAGGCGAAGAGTACGGTTGTACACTTCCTGCAAACGTGTAGGTCGGGGCTCCATAGCGCGATTGACCGGCTGCGTAGACACGCAAATGCTTCCAGTCGGCCGCCGTGTTGCTTTCCGGATACAGTTGGGACGTTTCATCTTTCTCACGAACGTAGATTTCGCCGGCTCCGACAACCGGAACGCCGCTACCCGACCAACCGGTCGTTGTGGTACCCGTGCCATAAGCCATCGTGTCCACGTTGGCGCCGCTTGCGTTGTACAAGTAGATGACGCTGCCCGCATTGGCGATGGCGGGAGCGGACCCGGTGACGGTCATTTGAGGGACGGTGGAGTCGGTGTCAGCCCCGTATTCGAAGTTGGCGGGGAACAGCATCTCCGTTTTGAAGTTTGCAGCTTGCTTGGTGACGTATACAGTTTGTCCCGCGGAGAGCGAGGTTCCGGTGGGGAAGCTCAATTTCGCGGTGGAGGTCCCGATCTGGAGATACCAACCGGCGAGGGAGATCGAACTGGCCGTAGGGTTGGTGATGGCGATGTATTCTTCCGGTTCGTTGGTTTCGTTGGTGTCCGAATAGACTTCTGTGATCAGCGGGGTATTGACGGCAGCCGCGTGGGTGCGAGTTGTCGGCAGAAGTCCTGCGATAAGCCCCGCAGACAACAGCGCGGTCATCAACGTGCGGGACATGCGAAGTTTACGAGTTGTAAACAAGTGGAGCACCATCCTTTATGAGGTTTATAGGAATATCACGAATGATTCACATTCATTCTACTTCATTGTTCGTATTCAATGCAATTGGAAATTTTCTTTTTTCTGAAAAAAAGCCCTGCGACGAGTGGCGCAGGGCTTCCTTTTTTGTCCATAAATTTAGTTTCCATCATAGGTTACGGTTGATTTCCGGGTTCGGCGAATGCGTCGTTGCCACATCCAGAACGCGAGTGCGGCGAACACGGCCGCTCCGAGAGCGAGGTAGCCGAATGTTCGTGTTTTGAGCTGACTGGTCGGAAGTGTCGGGGAGAGGACGTCTTGAGGCGAGAACAAATCTGCAGAAACGACCGATTGGTCGTCCAAGTGGAATTCAACTCGCCCGACTTTCGAACCCTTGGGAAAAGGAGCCGCGGGAACCGAGAGGTGAACGGACGGCTCTTTTTTGGCTGTGGACGTCTTGGGGGTTGTGCCGTAGACGTCTTGGTGCAGAATGGCCGGGACCTTGGTGCCATTGACTTCGAACGTCGCGAGGGAATCGCCCGCGTGCGCGAGTCGTTGCGTGGTGAAATGGTCGAAGCCGTAGTCGAGCAGTTGCGTAGTTTCCAGTCGAATGGTCTGTTTCAACTGAACGCCCATCACGACCGCCATCACTTCGCGGTCGCCGCGTTTGGCAGATGCGATCATCGTCTGCTGGGCTTGGTCGGTGAATCCGGTCTTGACGCCCGTGACTCCGTCGTAGTTCCAGAGCATCGGATTGATGTTGACGAGACGGGATTCCCAGGCTTGGCCGTGCCAGTCGTAATATTGGGTGGAGACAATTTCCCGAAATTTTGAATTTTTCATCGCATAATTGGCGATCAAGGCCATATCGTACGGCGTGGTATAGTGATTGTCATCGTGAAGTCCGTTGGGAGTGACGAAGTGCGTGTGGGTTGCGCCGAGTTCCTTGGCTTTCGCGTTCATCATCTCGGCAAATTTCGGGACGGAGCCCCCGATGTGTTCGGCGATGGCGACGGCTGCGTCATTGCCGGAGTTCAGCATGAGGCCGTAGAGCATCTGTTCCAAGGGCTCCTGTTCGCCGACTTCGAGGTAGACGCGATTGCCCTCTTGGTTTCGGGCGAGTTCCGAGGTGGTGACCATGTCCTGGAGACCGCCTTTTTCCAGAGCGAGGATACAGGTCATAACTTTCGTGATCGAAGCGGGGAAGGCTTGAATGTCTTTATGATCATCAAATAACACTTGACCGGATTGCATGTCGAGGACGACCGCGCCCTTGGCGGTCAATCCGGTCGGAGTCTCATCACTTGCGTTTGCTTGGGGAATACTAGTTGAGGACACCAGACCGATCAGGAGTCCGACGGTGAGGCACCAGGTCCAAACTTTTTTCATTCGCTCACACTCCACCGGTTGAGAATCATGTCGCTATGTTTGAGCCATCTCTTATTGTAGTACACGATATTGACCAATGCAAAGTTAGTAATTTACAGGAAGTGCTTGCTAGACTTGCGAATCCCATGTAAAATCTTCCTGTTACAGATACATAGGGGGTAGAACAATGCAAAAGACGAAGAAATGGCGTTTCTTCACCCCTGCGCGGGTATTGGTCATCGGGTTTGCAGGCCTGATCTTAGTTGGGGCGATCTTGCTCTCGTTGCCAATCGCGTCGCAAAGCGGCGAAAGTCTGCGCTTTCTCGATGCTTTGGTCGAGGCGACGTCTGCCGTCTGCGTCACCGGGTTGATCGTCGTGGACACGGGCACCTATTTTAATCATTTTGGTCAGATCGTCCTCATCTCGTTGATTCAAATCGGGGGCTTGGGATTCATGACCCTCGCGACGTTCATAACGATTATGACAGGGCGCAAGATCGGGTTGAAGGAACGGTTGTTGCTCCAAGAGGCGCTCAACGTCTCGACGCTGGAAGGGTTGATCCGTCTGGCGCGCAACGTCGTGTTGATCACGATGGGGATTGAGTTGGTGTTTGCCGGTATCTTGGCGACTCGTTTTTCATTCGACATGCCGTTGGGACGTGCGATCTATTACGGTGTGTTTCACTCGATATCGGCGTTTTGCAACGCGGGGTTTGATTTGTTTGGCGACTACAAGTCGATTTCTGACTATGTCGGCGACCCGACGGTCAACGTCTGCATCGGTTTCTTGATCATTCTCGGCGGTTTGGGATTCACGGTACTCGCCGACATGCCGCGTCTGTTTCGTCGGGAGCGGACGATGTTGCATACCAAGTTGGTCCTGATCACGACGGCGTTCTTGCTTGTGGTCGGTACGATTGGATACTATTTGTTTGAGAACGACAATCTGGGAACGATCGGCTCTTTCTCGGAAGGAACGAAGTGGCTGGCCTCGTTCTTCGCATCGGTAACCGCTCGTACAGCGGGGTATGCGTCGATTAATTATGAGACGATGACCCAGGGCGGTCTGCTCTGGTCGGTGATCTTGATGTTCATCGGGGCGAGCCCCGGTTCGACAGGGGGCGGGATCAAGACGGTCACGTCGTTTGTGATCATGCTCTATATCATCAACGTCATTTCGAACCGTGAGAATACGGTGGTGTTTGGCCGTCAAGTTGCACGGCAGACGATTTACAAGTCGTTGGTCATTTCGGTGATGGCCGTTTTGCTGGTTGTGTTCTCGACGATGATCTTGACGATTACAGAGCACGTCGATTTCCTGAGACTGCTGTTTGAAACGACATCGGCGTTTGCGACGGTCGGTCTGTCAACGAATTTGACCCCGACGTTGAGCGATCCGGGTCGCGTGTTGATCATCATCTTGATGTACATTGGACGTCTTGGCCCGCTGACCATTGCGGTGGCATTGGCCGCCCGTCAAGTGGACAAAGCCAACCTCAAGTATCCGGAAGGCAACTTGTACGTTGGGTAAGGTGGGTAGACGCATTGGGAAAGTAAGGCTATACTGAATACTGAACTCCATGTAGTTCCTTCAGGGTGTGGTGAGGCTTCGGCCAATTCCCAACCGGCGGTGATGCTCCTGTTCCTACAGGAGACGAGTCCGCGAGCCTGCAAGCTTGCTTGCGGTGCAGGATCTGGTGCGATTCCAGAACCGACGGTACAGTCCGGATGGGAGAAGGAATGTGTTTGGACGGCAGACGGGGAAGTGTACCCTTTTTTAGACAAGGGGGGAAGTCTGTCCGTACGCAACGCAATCAAGAGCCCTGAAGTCAGTTTTTTACTGATTTCAGGGCTTTTTTTATCTCATTGTTCTCTATAGAAGGGATGGATGTTCGCCATGACCGATGTACAGTACATGCAGATGGCGTTGGACCTCGCAGCTCAGGCGAAAGGGCAAACCAATCCGAATCCGCTGGTCGGCGCCGTACTCGTCAAGGACGGTCGTATCGTCGGTTTCGGTGCCCATCTGAAAGCGGGCGAGCCGCACGCAGAAGTACACGCGTTTCGAATGGCGGGCGAGCATGCGGAGGGCGCTACGTTGTACGTGACGCTGGAACCCTGCAGCCATCACGGCAAGACGCCGCCCTGTGCAGATCTTGTGATCTCGTCCAAAGTCAAAAAAGTCGTCGTCGCGATGACCGACCCGAATCCGCTGGTTGCCGGAAACGGGATCAACCGAATTCGTGCGCATGGGATCGAAGTGGAAGTCGGCGTGTTGGAATCGCAGGCGGTGGCGCTCAACGAGCGCTTTTTGCACAACATGCGCACGTCGAGACCGTTTGTCGTGATCAAAACCGCGATGACACTCGATGGCAAAATTGCGGCGCATACGGGCGACTCCCGCTGGATCACCGGCCCGGACGCTCGCGTCGCCGTGCATCAACTGCGAAACGAAGTCGACGGCATCCTCGTCGGGATCGGCACCGTCCGTGCAGACGATCCTGAATTGACGACTCGAATGCCTGAGGGCGGAGGCAAGCATCCGACTCGGATCATCCTCGACTCCTCGTTGCAAATCGAGGAGACGGCGAAAGTTCTGGACACAAGCATCGCTCCGACTTGGATCATCACGTCCGGGGGAGCGGATGCGGAAAAAAGTGCCCGCCTGCGTGCGCGCGGCGTGCAGATTTTGAAGTCTGCGCCGCACGATGTCGCCGCCGTGCTCGACCTGTTGTACGCAAACGGCATCACCCACTTGCTCGTCGAGGGCGGGGCGACGGTCAACGGCGCTTTTTTGCAAGCGGGGTTGATCGACAAAGTAATGGCCTTCATCGCGCCCAAGCTCATCGGAGGCGCAGGAGCGCCGACGCCGTATGCCGGAGCAGGTTTTGAAAAAATGTCGCAGGCCGTCACCCTGCGCGACATTTCCGTAACTACATATGGTGACGACATTTGTATCACCGGCTACCCGGTGTATGAAGGGGAGCAGCAGTAGATGTTCACTGGACTCGTTGAAGAGGTCGGGACGGTTGCGGAGATTCGCCCGTCCGGTCATGCGATTCATCTGAAAATCAAGTCTACGAAAGTTCTTGACGGCGTCGCGCTCGGCGACTCCATCGCAGTCAACGGCATCTGCCTGACCGTCACGGCGTTTGACAAGTCTTCGTTTACCGTCGATGTCGTGCCGGAGACGATGCGCCGGACCACGCTGCATGAACTGTCTGCCAACTCGCCGGTCAACTTGGAGCGGGCAATGCAGATGGGGGGTCGTTTTGGCGGGCACATCGTGTCGGGGCATATCGACGGCGTCGGACGGTTGGTCTCTCTCCAGGAAGAGGACATCGCCAAAGTCGTTCGTTTCTCGGCACCGCCGAACGTCTTGCGCTACGTCGTCGAGAAAGGTTCGATCACCATCGACGGCGTTTCGCTGACCGTCATGGACGTGGACAGCGAGTCATTTCGCATCTCGGTCATCCCGCATACGTGGATGATTACCGTCTTGCGGCATCGTCGGGTCGGGTCGACCGTCAATTTGGAAGTCGACATCATCGGCAAATACGTCGAGCGGCTGTTGGGGCCGCATCTGCCGGGAGCCAATTCCCAGAGCGAGAGTACCCGCCTGAGCCTTGACTTCCTGCGCAACAATGGATTCGCGTGAGGGGGAAATTCCCATGTTTCACACCATCGAAGAAGCGGTAGAAGACCTCAAGGCCGGCAAAGTCGTCATCGTCGTGGATGACGAAGATCGTGAGAACGAAGGCGACTTCATCGCGCTCGCCGACCGCACCACAGCGCAGACGATCAATTTCATGATCACACACGGCCGCGGACTCGTCTGCGTGCCGATTACGGAAGACCGTGCGGCGCAACTCGAGTTGCGTCCGATGGTTCATGTGAACACCGACCAGCACGGTACGGCGTTCACCGTCTCCGTCGATGCCAAGCATAGCACGACCACCGGCATCTCGGCACACGAGCGCTCGGCGACGGTGGCGGCGCTGATCGACGAAAATGTCGGCGGCAAAGACTTCAAGAAACCGGGCCACATCTTCCCGCTCATCGCCAAAAACGGCGGCGTGCTTCGCCGCCCCGGTCACACCGAAGCGGCGGTCGACTTGGCTCGACTGGCAGGCAGCTATCCGGCGGGTGTGATCTGCGAAGTGTTGAAAGCGGACGGCACGATGGCCCGCGTACCGGACCTCGCGTTGATCGCACAGGAATTCGATCTGAAGATGATCACCATCGCGGAGTTGATCGCGTACCGCAAGGACCGTGAGAAATTGGTCGAGCGCTCGGCGTCGACGAAGGTGGAAACCGACTCCGGCACGTTCGACCTGCATGTCTACACCAACTTGTTGGATGGACAAGAGCATCTCGCGTTCGTCAAGGGCGACATCGACTCCCAAGCACCGACCTTGGTGCGCGTGCGCAAGGAATGCCCGATGGGGGATATCTTCGGTTCGCATGCCTGCCAGTGCGGGACGCAATTACAAGCTGCGATGCGTGCGATTGAAGAGAACGGCAGCGGTGTGCTCCTGCACATCCGCAACACGTCGCAAGAGCGCAGTCTGGCGGCGAAAATCAAAGGGCAGGACATGGCAGATGCGCAAGACTACGGCATCGGCGCGCAAATTCTGCGCGACCTCGGCGTCAGCAAGATGCGCCTGCTCAGCAACAACCCTCGCAAATTTGCGGGGCTCTTGGGATACGGGCTCGAAATCGTCGAAACTGTACCGCTCAAGAAGCTCATTCAACTGTAATCACGAAGGGAGAACAACTTACAATGGCGAATTTCCTCGAAGGCAATCTGATTGGCACCGGCCTGCGCGTAGGCGTGGTCGTCGGTCGATTCAATGAATTTATCGGAAGCAAACTGCTCGGCGGTGCTCTTGACGCATTCAAGCGTCACGGGGTAGACGAAGATGCGGTGGATGTCGCGTGGGTACCCGGCGCATTTGAAATCCCGTTGATCGCACAAAAAATGTCCGCTTCCGGCAAGTACGACGCCGTCATCACTCTCGGCGCCGTCATCCGCGGGTCCACTCCGCACTTTGACTACGTCTGCAACGAAGCGGCCAAGGGCGTTTCCAAAGTCGCTCTTGACACCGGCGTACCGACGATCTTCGGCGTCCTGACCGTTGATTCGATCGAACAAGCCATCGAGCGTGCCGGCACCAAAGCGGGCAACAAAGGCTGGGAAGCTGCCGTCACCGCCATCGAGATGGCAAACCTCGGGAAACTGTTTTAATAAGAAAGAAGCCGTGCTCTCCTCATGAGGAGCACGGCTTTTTTTTGTGACTTCCAGTACAATCGCATATGGTAAATATACTAACCCACCTGTATACTGAGGGTAGTTCATCAAAATAGGGCACTCTACAGAGTGCGAACGTACCAGAAAGGGGATCTTCACTGGCATGCCAAACCAAACGAATCGCAAAGCGGTGTTGATCGCCGTGTTGCTTGCGAACTTCCTGTCAGCGATCGACGTGTCGATTGTGGGGACTGCGATGCCGACGATTATCGGGACGCTCGGGGGCTTGCCGATCATGTCGTGGGTGTTCTCGGCGTTCTTGCTCGCTTCAACCGTCACCGTGCCGATCTACGGCAAGCTCTCCGATCTCTTCGGGCGCAAGATCATCTTCATGCTCGGTGCGGCGTTCATCATCTTGGGCTCCGTTCTCTGCGCGATGGCAGGTTCCATGGAGCAGTTGATCATCTTCCGCGTTGTCCAAGGTCTCGGTGCCGGGGGCATCATGGCGGTGGCGACGACGATCATCGGCGACATCTTCACCGTGGAGGAGCGAGGCAAGTTCCAAGGGCTGCTCTCCAGCGTCTGGGGCATCTCCGCCATCATTGGGCCTTTGCTCGGCGGTCTGATCATCAAGTTTCTCTCGTGGGAGTGGGTCTTCTACATAAACGTCCCGTTCGGGATCATCGCGATGATCGTGCTGTTCGTCGCCCTCCACGAGAACATCGAGCGCAAAACACACAAAATCGACTATATCGGCTCGTTCACGCTGGCCGTCTCGATGACCACGTTGTTGCTGGCGCTTCTGAGCGGGGGGTCGCAGTATCCGTGGATGTCGATGCAGATCATGGGTCTGTTCGCGTTGGCTGTTGTATTTTTCATCTGGTTCTTCCTGAATGAACGTCGAGTTTCGGAGCCGATGATTTCCTTTGACCTCTATCGCAATCCGACCATCGCCGTCTCCGCCGCTGCGAACTTCCTGTCAGGCGCTGTGCTGATGGGGCTGAATTCGTACATTCCGTCCTACATCCAAGGGGTACTCGGAGAAAGCCCGACGATGGCAGGAATGGTGTTGATGCCGCTGTCGATCGGCTGGCCGCTGGCGTCGTTTATCGGCGGCAACCGCCTGATCAAATGGGGGTTCCGCAACACATCGATTACAGGACTTGCTTTCATCGCGGTCGGTTCGGTGCTGATCAGTTTCACCACCGAGGCGATGGGCACTTGGTATCCGATGGTCACGCTGTTTATCATCGGATTTGGCATGGGGTTGTCGACGATGTCGTTTACTGTCGCGACGCAGTCGGCCGTCACGTGGAACCAACGGGGCATTGCGACCGCCTCTCTCCAATTCGTGCGGTCGCTTGGGTCGGGTGTCGGGGTGGCGATCATGGGGGCGCTCATGAACGCCAAGATTCTCAACGACCTCTCGCAAAAAGGCATTCCGAACCCGCTCGATGCTTCCAACGCGTTGCTCGATGAGAGCCGCAGACCGCACCTGCCTCCGGAGTTGTTGAATTCCTTGAAGGATGCGTTCGGCAGCGGGTTGCACTACACGTTCATCCTCACCGCCGTGTTCGGCGTACTTGGATTTGTGATCACCTTGAGCTTCCCCAAGAATCAACAAAAACCTAACATTTCCTAGTCGAAAAGGACCATGCCATCGGGGCAGGGTCCTTTTTTTTGTGGGGCAAAAGTCTCGCTTTTCGTATATTCGTATTTGAATACCACTTTTAGGAATCGGCGCAGAAATCGACTGTCATTCGACGGCGGTTTGACAAGAAACGCTCTAATTCGAAAATCACTGTATTTTAAGCGATGATATAGTAAACGTAACCCAAAAACATGACAACAAAAGAGGTGAATCAACATGGGAGTTATTCTAACAGCTCTCGGACGTTACCTTCCCGAGAAGATCATGACGAACCGAGATCTCGAACAAATCGTCGACACGTCCGATGAATGGATTCGCTCGCGCACCGGCATCCAGGAGCGTCGCATTGCGGCACCTGAGGAAAGCACGTCGGTCCTGGCGATCAAAGCAGCGCAAGAGACGATTCGCAAACGCGGCATCGACCCGGCGGAAATCGATCTGGTTCTGGTCGCGACGATGATGGCGGACAGCCCGTTCCCGTCGACCGCTTGCAAAGTTCAACATGCGATCGGTGCA contains these protein-coding regions:
- the lysA gene encoding diaminopimelate decarboxylase, producing the protein MYLHGTSRVNEHGHLEIGGVDTTELTSKFGTPLYVFDEQLMRETMRAYKSAWDATGLRYEVAYASKAFCTLAMCRIVAEEGLALDVVSGGELHTALKANFPSERIHFHGNNKTPDEIEQALNAGIGAFVVDNFHELALLGALAVEKGVVADILLRLSPGVEVHTHEYISTGQEDSKFGFDLQSGAAQQAIQLSLQTKGVRLVGLHSHIGSQIFETEGFKHAIDIVGNLFAQAVKEWGAKDLSVLNVGGGFGIRYTEGDTPLQVQQYIEAIAEGVKATFDSLGLAHPEVVIEPGRSIVGNAGTTLYTVGSSKNIPGVRKYVSVNGGMSDNPRPALYQAVYEAMLANRATEEPTEVVSIAGKACESGDMLIWDAKLPEVQAGDILAVSCTGAYNYSMASNYNRIARPAVVFVQNGVADVVVKRESFDDLVSLDVVPARLMDGVLSQS
- a CDS encoding lamin tail domain-containing protein, which produces MFTTRKLRMSRTLMTALLSAGLIAGLLPTTRTHAAAVNTPLITEVYSDTNETNEPEEYIAITNPTASSISLAGWYLQIGTSTAKLSFPTGTSLSAGQTVYVTKQAANFKTEMLFPANFEYGADTDSTVPQMTVTGSAPAIANAGSVIYLYNASGANVDTMAYGTGTTTTGWSGSGVPVVGAGEIYVREKDETSQLYPESNTAADWKHLRVYAAGQSRYGAPTYTFAGSVQPYSSPDNGFNTVVSLLNSATTSIDLNVYEFQATQLMDAITNAVKRGVKVRVFLEGAPVGGLVDQGKYVAQQIVGAGGQVRFIINDTTIGAFKRYRFDHAKYAIIDGNRVMVQSENFAASSLPFNTNYGNRGWGIIMNNASVASFYSTTFNGDWNVNAKDSFPYTASSTKWGAPTAGFVADTSTPTSTYKGNFKNKPINGEFTASPIFAPDSTFLQNNSILGLAKSATQSLLVEQLYAHKFWGTPSTGSTTTTPDLYLEECINAARRGVKVRILLDSAFLDTTDPRDNTYTVQYVNDIAASEHLDMQAKLIDLKTLGLEKVHNKGVLVDSKKTLVSSINWSESSPENNREAGVIIDNTEVNAYYEQLFWYDWTAGMQNWSPDETKGTSNVVISEVDYDTNGSDATKEYVELYNKNNVSVDLSGYKLSNKSGSFTIPSGTVVPAHSFLMVGKDSTAFTSFKGFGLDVSGLSLTLTNTGDDLYLKNASGTAVDEVAWMNYVSGWGLATGTGQVLSRTNPTVDTNTSTDWSVTTPNPKK
- a CDS encoding D-alanyl-D-alanine carboxypeptidase family protein codes for the protein MKKVWTWCLTVGLLIGLVSSTSIPQANASDETPTGLTAKGAVVLDMQSGQVLFDDHKDIQAFPASITKVMTCILALEKGGLQDMVTTSELARNQEGNRVYLEVGEQEPLEQMLYGLMLNSGNDAAVAIAEHIGGSVPKFAEMMNAKAKELGATHTHFVTPNGLHDDNHYTTPYDMALIANYAMKNSKFREIVSTQYYDWHGQAWESRLVNINPMLWNYDGVTGVKTGFTDQAQQTMIASAKRGDREVMAVVMGVQLKQTIRLETTQLLDYGFDHFTTQRLAHAGDSLATFEVNGTKVPAILHQDVYGTTPKTSTAKKEPSVHLSVPAAPFPKGSKVGRVEFHLDDQSVVSADLFSPQDVLSPTLPTSQLKTRTFGYLALGAAVFAALAFWMWQRRIRRTRKSTVTYDGN
- a CDS encoding TrkH family potassium uptake protein; amino-acid sequence: MQKTKKWRFFTPARVLVIGFAGLILVGAILLSLPIASQSGESLRFLDALVEATSAVCVTGLIVVDTGTYFNHFGQIVLISLIQIGGLGFMTLATFITIMTGRKIGLKERLLLQEALNVSTLEGLIRLARNVVLITMGIELVFAGILATRFSFDMPLGRAIYYGVFHSISAFCNAGFDLFGDYKSISDYVGDPTVNVCIGFLIILGGLGFTVLADMPRLFRRERTMLHTKLVLITTAFLLVVGTIGYYLFENDNLGTIGSFSEGTKWLASFFASVTARTAGYASINYETMTQGGLLWSVILMFIGASPGSTGGGIKTVTSFVIMLYIINVISNRENTVVFGRQVARQTIYKSLVISVMAVLLVVFSTMILTITEHVDFLRLLFETTSAFATVGLSTNLTPTLSDPGRVLIIILMYIGRLGPLTIAVALAARQVDKANLKYPEGNLYVG
- the ribD gene encoding bifunctional diaminohydroxyphosphoribosylaminopyrimidine deaminase/5-amino-6-(5-phosphoribosylamino)uracil reductase RibD — translated: MTDVQYMQMALDLAAQAKGQTNPNPLVGAVLVKDGRIVGFGAHLKAGEPHAEVHAFRMAGEHAEGATLYVTLEPCSHHGKTPPCADLVISSKVKKVVVAMTDPNPLVAGNGINRIRAHGIEVEVGVLESQAVALNERFLHNMRTSRPFVVIKTAMTLDGKIAAHTGDSRWITGPDARVAVHQLRNEVDGILVGIGTVRADDPELTTRMPEGGGKHPTRIILDSSLQIEETAKVLDTSIAPTWIITSGGADAEKSARLRARGVQILKSAPHDVAAVLDLLYANGITHLLVEGGATVNGAFLQAGLIDKVMAFIAPKLIGGAGAPTPYAGAGFEKMSQAVTLRDISVTTYGDDICITGYPVYEGEQQ
- a CDS encoding riboflavin synthase encodes the protein MFTGLVEEVGTVAEIRPSGHAIHLKIKSTKVLDGVALGDSIAVNGICLTVTAFDKSSFTVDVVPETMRRTTLHELSANSPVNLERAMQMGGRFGGHIVSGHIDGVGRLVSLQEEDIAKVVRFSAPPNVLRYVVEKGSITIDGVSLTVMDVDSESFRISVIPHTWMITVLRHRRVGSTVNLEVDIIGKYVERLLGPHLPGANSQSESTRLSLDFLRNNGFA
- the ribB gene encoding 3,4-dihydroxy-2-butanone-4-phosphate synthase: MFHTIEEAVEDLKAGKVVIVVDDEDRENEGDFIALADRTTAQTINFMITHGRGLVCVPITEDRAAQLELRPMVHVNTDQHGTAFTVSVDAKHSTTTGISAHERSATVAALIDENVGGKDFKKPGHIFPLIAKNGGVLRRPGHTEAAVDLARLAGSYPAGVICEVLKADGTMARVPDLALIAQEFDLKMITIAELIAYRKDREKLVERSASTKVETDSGTFDLHVYTNLLDGQEHLAFVKGDIDSQAPTLVRVRKECPMGDIFGSHACQCGTQLQAAMRAIEENGSGVLLHIRNTSQERSLAAKIKGQDMADAQDYGIGAQILRDLGVSKMRLLSNNPRKFAGLLGYGLEIVETVPLKKLIQL